The following are encoded in a window of Eriocheir sinensis breed Jianghai 21 chromosome 35, ASM2467909v1, whole genome shotgun sequence genomic DNA:
- the LOC127007491 gene encoding vesicle transport protein SFT2A-like isoform X2 — translation MDKLRKALSGRDNSDDQDEERGNIITQVIDTNSLSWSTRVKGFAICFITGFIFSIVGSALLFLPNGFTLFAVFYTFGNILALSSTCFLMGPVNQCKKMFAKTRVIATIVMIAALIMTLIAAFVLHKKALALLMVLIQFLAMTWYSLSYIPYARDAAKKCFASCVE, via the exons ATGGACAAGCTCCGCAAGGCTCTCAGCGGTCGGGACAACTCTGATGACCAGGATGAGGAGCGGGGAAACATCATCACCCAG gtGATCGACACCAACAGCCTTAGCTGGAGTACCAGAGTGAAGGGCTTTGCCATTTGCTTTATCACTGGGTTTATATTCTCCATTGTGGGCTCAGCACTGCTCTTCCTGCCTAATGGATTCACCTTGTTTGCCGTCTTTTACACCTTTGGAAACATTCTTGCCCTCTCTAG CACGTGCTTCCTCATGGGGCCTGTCAACCAATGTAAGAAGATGTTTGCCAAGACACGCGTCATTGCCACCATTGTCATGATTGCGGCTCTCATCATGACCCTCATTGCAGCTTTTGTG CTACACAAGAAGGCTCTGGCTTTGCTCATGGTGCTCATACAGTTCCTGGCCATGACCTGGTACTCACTCTCATAcattccttatgcaagagatgCAGCTAAGAAGTGCTTTGCTTCCTGTGTGGAGTGA
- the LOC127007489 gene encoding Krueppel homolog 2-like, with amino-acid sequence MSEEQSQNEQPQQQQSSGSSSAGDQPPRARGLEALKTHILEHKVETALWATRALTLLFCISYLIPVFGNPYNSYQKVLMSNAATSALRLNQRIPSVQFSREFFVQLLMEDSAHYLLYSLIFMYTSPMTMVLAPIFLFALLHFASYSLGLLDIIGQNSALGSRFLISLVEYHHRNILRGAAFVEIFLMPHCILSLLIGRGSLITPFAYYRFLTLRYSSRRNPYTRNMFLELRVTSEHLANSPSTPTFLRNAIFRAITFISGLAPAVSQ; translated from the exons ATGTCTGAGGAGCAGAGCCAAAATGAGCAaccgcagcagcagcagagtAGCGGCAGTAGCAGTGCTGGGGACCAGCCACCGCGGGCCCGGGGGTTGGAGGCACTCAAGACTCACATCCTGGAGCACAAAGTGGAGACAGCACTGTGGGCCACTCGTGctcttacccttctcttctgCATATCCTACCTCATCCCTGTGTTTGG GAACCCATACAACAGCTACCAGAAGGTCTTGATGAGCAATGCTGCCACATCTGCCTTGCGTCTCAACCAGCGCATCCCTTCAGTTCAGTTCTCGAGAGAGTTTTTTGTCCAGTTGCTGATGGAAGACTCTGCCCACTACCTCTTGTACTCCCTCATCTTCATGTACACTTCCCCCATGACGATGGTCCTCGCTCCCATCTTCCTTTTTGCCCTCCTCCATTTTGCCAGTTACTCTCTTGGTCTCTTGGAT ATCATCGGGCAAAACAGTGCTCTTGGTTCGAGGTTCCTGATCTCCCTTGTTGAGTACCACCACAGAAACATTTTACGAGGGGCTGCCTTTGTTGAAATCTTCCTCATGCCTCactgtatcctctctctcttgaT AGGTCGGGGCAGCCTTATAACACCATTTGCCTACTACCGTTTCCTTACCCTACGGTACTCCTCCCGGCGCAACCCTTACACTCGCAACATGTTCCTTGAGCTGCGTGTGACCTCTGAGCATTTGGCCAACTCACCCTCCACCCCAACCTTCCTCCGCAATGCCATCTTCAGAGCCATCACCTTCATATCTGGCTTGGCCCCTGCAGTTTCCCAGTAG
- the LOC127007491 gene encoding vesicle transport protein SFT2A-like isoform X1, whose translation MDKLRKALSGRDNSDDQDEERGNIITQTEDTPLLRVIDTNSLSWSTRVKGFAICFITGFIFSIVGSALLFLPNGFTLFAVFYTFGNILALSSTCFLMGPVNQCKKMFAKTRVIATIVMIAALIMTLIAAFVLHKKALALLMVLIQFLAMTWYSLSYIPYARDAAKKCFASCVE comes from the exons ATGGACAAGCTCCGCAAGGCTCTCAGCGGTCGGGACAACTCTGATGACCAGGATGAGGAGCGGGGAAACATCATCACCCAG ACAGAGGACACACCACTTCTGCGT gtGATCGACACCAACAGCCTTAGCTGGAGTACCAGAGTGAAGGGCTTTGCCATTTGCTTTATCACTGGGTTTATATTCTCCATTGTGGGCTCAGCACTGCTCTTCCTGCCTAATGGATTCACCTTGTTTGCCGTCTTTTACACCTTTGGAAACATTCTTGCCCTCTCTAG CACGTGCTTCCTCATGGGGCCTGTCAACCAATGTAAGAAGATGTTTGCCAAGACACGCGTCATTGCCACCATTGTCATGATTGCGGCTCTCATCATGACCCTCATTGCAGCTTTTGTG CTACACAAGAAGGCTCTGGCTTTGCTCATGGTGCTCATACAGTTCCTGGCCATGACCTGGTACTCACTCTCATAcattccttatgcaagagatgCAGCTAAGAAGTGCTTTGCTTCCTGTGTGGAGTGA